From one Mustela nigripes isolate SB6536 chromosome 16, MUSNIG.SB6536, whole genome shotgun sequence genomic stretch:
- the NPTX1 gene encoding neuronal pentraxin-1, with amino-acid sequence MPAGRAARTCALLALCLLGSAAQDFGPTRFICTSVPVDADMCAASVAAGGAEELRSNVLQLRETVLQQKETILSQKETIRELTTKLGRCESQSTLDAGAGEARAGGGRKQPGSGKNTMGDLSRTPAAETLSQLGQTLQSLKTRLENLEQYSRLNSSSQTNSLKDLLQSKIDDLERQVLSRVNTLEEGKGGPRNDTEERVKIESALTSLHQRISELEKGQKDNRPGDKFQLTFPLRTNYMYAKVKKSLPEMYAFTVCMWLKSSAAPGVGTPFSYAVPGQANELVLIEWGNNPMEILINDKVAKLPFVINDGQWHHICVTWTTRDGVWEAYQDGTQGGNGENLAPYHPIKPQGVLVLGQEQDTLGGGFDATQAFVGELAHFNIWDRKLTPGEVYNLATCSPKALSGNVIAWAESHIEIYGGATKWTFEACRQIN; translated from the exons ATGCCGGCCGGCCGCGCCGCGCGCACCTGTGCGCTGCTCGCCCTTTGCCTGCTGGGCAGCGCGGCCCAGGATTTCGGGCCGACGCGCTTCATCTGCACCTCGGTGCCCGTGGACGCCGACATGTGCGCCGCGTCCGTGGCCGCCGGCGGCGCCGAGGAGCTCCGGAGTAACGTGCTGCAGCTCCGCGAGACCGTGCTGCAGCAGAAGGAGACCATCCTGAGCCAGAAGGAGACCATTCGCGAGCTGACCACCAAGCTGGGCCGCTGCGAGAGCCAGAGCACGCTGGACGCGGGCGCCGGCGAGGCCCGAGCTGGCGGTGGCCGCAAGCAGCCCGGCTCGGGCAAGAACACCATGGGCGACCTGTCCCGGACGCCGGCCGCAGAGACGCTCAGCCAACTCGGGCAAACTTTGCAGTCGCTCAAAACCCGCCTGGAGAACCTCGAG CAGTACAGCCGGCTCAATTCCTCCAGCCAGACCAACAGCCTCAAGGACCTGCTGCAGAGCAAGATCGATGACCTGGAGAGGCAGGTGCTGTCTCGGGTGAACACTCTGGAGGAGGGCAAGGGCGGCCCCAGGAACGACACGGAGGAGCGGGTCAAGATCGAGAGCGCCCTGACCTCCCTGCACCAGCGGATCAGCGAGCTGGAGAAAG GTCAGAAGGACAACCGCCCCGGGGACAAGTTCCAGCTCACATTCCCGCTGCGGACCAACTACATGTACGCCAAGGTGAAGAAGAGCCTGCCAGAGATGTACGCCTTCACCGTGTGCATGTGGCTCAAGTCCAGCGCGGCCCCCGGGGTGGGCACGCCCTTCTCCTACGCCGTGCCGGGCCAGGCCAACGAGCTGGTCCTCATCGAATGGGGCAACAACCCCATGGAGATCCTCATCAACGACAAG gtgGCCAAGCTGCCCTTCGTGATCAATGACGGCCAGTGGCACCATATCTGCGTCACCTGGACCACCCGGGACGGGGTCTGGGAGGCCTACCAGGACGGCACCCAGGGCGGCAACGGCGAGAACCTGGCCCCCTACCACCCCATCAAGCCGCAGGGGGTCCTGGTGCTGGGCCAGGAGCAG GACACCCTGGGCGGCGGGTTTGACGCCACCCAAGCGTTCGTGGGCGAGCTGGCCCACTTCAACATCTGGGACCGCAAGCTGACCCCCGGGGAGGTGTACAACCTGGCCACCTGCAGCCCCAAGGCTCTTTCTGGGAACGTCATCGCCTGGGCCGAGTCTCACATCGAGATCTACGGGGGAGCCACCAAGTGGACATTCGAAGCCTGTCGCCAGATCAACTGA